A genome region from Lactobacillus sp. ESL0791 includes the following:
- a CDS encoding ABC transporter permease — protein sequence MNLITSSIGQGLLWAILGIALFLTFRILNFPDMTVEGTFPLGAAIAVTAIVNGVSPLVATILSFLGGAAGGLITGLLYTKGKIPILLAGILVMTACLSVNLRIMGGSNVSLLGKKTFFSAKIFQTLPRYFDGVVIGGIAVIVIALLIALFLQTDLGQAFIVTGDNEIMARSLGIHTDKMTILGLMLSNGLVGLDGALIAQSNGYADANMGIGIIVIALASIIIGEVVFGYLTLNERLVAVILGSIIYRFVLLIVLQLGFSTNDLNLISAIILALCLMLPTLRHALKLDRIVHKGLSNHEK from the coding sequence ATGAACTTAATTACATCAAGTATTGGTCAGGGTTTATTATGGGCTATTTTGGGAATTGCCTTGTTCCTGACATTCCGGATTTTAAATTTTCCAGATATGACGGTGGAAGGCACTTTTCCCTTGGGCGCGGCAATTGCTGTGACCGCAATTGTTAACGGTGTTTCCCCGCTTGTGGCAACTATTCTGAGTTTTTTAGGCGGGGCAGCCGGTGGTCTGATCACAGGCCTGCTTTACACCAAGGGTAAAATTCCCATTTTACTTGCCGGAATTTTAGTGATGACAGCTTGTTTATCGGTTAATTTACGTATTATGGGTGGTTCCAATGTATCGCTGCTGGGCAAAAAGACTTTCTTTTCTGCCAAAATCTTTCAAACACTGCCGCGCTATTTTGACGGTGTGGTTATCGGCGGTATTGCCGTCATTGTTATTGCTCTTTTAATTGCCTTGTTTTTACAGACGGACCTGGGGCAAGCCTTCATCGTTACCGGTGATAACGAAATCATGGCGCGTTCACTGGGAATTCATACTGACAAGATGACGATCCTCGGCCTGATGCTTTCCAACGGGTTGGTTGGCCTAGACGGAGCCTTGATTGCCCAGAGCAATGGCTATGCCGATGCCAATATGGGGATCGGGATAATCGTGATTGCACTTGCATCCATCATTATTGGTGAAGTGGTGTTTGGCTACTTAACTTTGAATGAGCGGCTAGTGGCCGTGATTTTGGGCAGTATCATTTACCGTTTTGTTTTGCTGATTGTTTTGCAGCTTGGTTTTTCGACCAACGACTTGAATTTGATTTCAGCAATTATCTTGGCATTGTGCCTGATGCTGCCGACTTTGCGGCATGCGTTGAAACTAGACAGGATTGTGCATAAAGGACTATCTAATCATGAAAAATAA
- a CDS encoding response regulator transcription factor: protein MIKIMIADDQELIRDSLKIILDANPDFTVSATVANGQEVLEEIKKNVPDIILMDVRMPKMDGTVCTKYVKEKYPNIKVIILTTFDDDDFIFSALKYGASGYLLKGASTKELYQAINTVYHGGAMINPDITEKVFKLFSKMAQSNYAIQVNDKDTKNFSKHEWEVIQQVGLGLSNKEISAKLFLSEGTVRNYISKILDKLQLRDRTQLAIWAVQTGVTSEAIGSDNE from the coding sequence ATGATTAAAATTATGATTGCCGACGATCAAGAACTAATCAGGGATTCTTTAAAAATTATTCTGGATGCTAATCCTGACTTCACAGTTAGCGCGACGGTCGCTAATGGGCAAGAAGTGCTGGAAGAAATCAAAAAGAATGTGCCTGACATTATTTTAATGGATGTGCGTATGCCCAAAATGGACGGCACGGTCTGCACCAAGTATGTTAAAGAGAAATATCCTAACATCAAAGTAATTATTCTGACAACCTTTGATGATGACGATTTTATCTTCAGTGCCCTAAAATACGGTGCTTCCGGCTACTTGTTAAAAGGAGCTTCAACAAAAGAACTATACCAAGCAATTAACACGGTTTATCACGGCGGGGCGATGATCAATCCCGACATCACAGAAAAAGTATTCAAACTCTTTTCCAAAATGGCCCAGTCAAACTATGCAATCCAAGTTAATGACAAAGACACAAAAAACTTTTCCAAACATGAATGGGAAGTAATCCAGCAAGTGGGGCTAGGTTTATCAAATAAGGAAATCTCCGCCAAGTTGTTTTTATCGGAAGGAACCGTCCGTAATTACATCTCAAAAATCTTGGACAAATTGCAGCTGCGAGACCGTACCCAATTAGCAATTTGGGCTGTGCAAACTGGGGTAACCAGTGAAGCAATCGGTAGTGATAATGAATAA
- a CDS encoding GNAT family N-acetyltransferase: MIRTATIADCPAIQKINQEELSYDYPVDKTEGSLKQILNASTHYLLVYVNDQTSQVEGYVHAELFLETYFSPMFDILALAVAKDAQQKGIGSQLMTQIEEKAKSLGVDSVRLNSGEERTGAHRFYEKIGYTCTKKQKRFFKKLR; encoded by the coding sequence ATGATCAGAACCGCAACAATTGCAGACTGTCCTGCTATCCAAAAAATTAATCAGGAGGAGCTTAGCTACGACTATCCGGTTGATAAAACCGAGGGCAGCCTCAAGCAGATTTTAAATGCGTCTACCCACTACCTGCTGGTTTACGTAAATGATCAAACTAGCCAAGTTGAAGGCTACGTGCATGCCGAGCTTTTCTTAGAAACATATTTTTCACCAATGTTTGATATTCTCGCTCTGGCTGTTGCTAAAGATGCGCAGCAAAAAGGCATCGGCAGCCAATTGATGACTCAAATTGAAGAAAAGGCAAAAAGTCTAGGCGTCGACAGCGTCAGGTTAAACTCAGGTGAGGAACGCACGGGTGCTCACCGTTTTTACGAAAAAATCGGTTATACATGCACCAAAAAGCAAAAACGCTTTTTCAAGAAATTAAGATAA
- a CDS encoding FAD-binding protein, with amino-acid sequence MKNNEYEVIVVGASNAGGMAAAAAAEKGAKVLVIDKAGSAGYLYRETIAALHSKAQTKAGVSVDRNELVNFLSTFNQGNVDQNLLNIWADNSSEMMDWLDDEILRPHGAYIQATPDAYYETERNRAFPTGNEVTAPDGKYWQMGYGDWVIAKAEELGAEFAWRTKLEKLIVENGRVVGVNVKDVKTNKMTTVKATKGVILCTGGYGSNKALMQKWNPLGLKTNVYTDSQRDDGSGIVAAMEVGAAKDEEPASIVFNRGAVPTATNTDDFYEVDLTPPDDPGYLWLGSYPMLKVNLNGERFFNESAPYQFQMNAASKQPGYLSAMIWTEKTMSDENLRKYHTLGCSRLGFPGIFTGDEARKEVNDRLSEGLVQKADTIKELAEKLGLPVVNLQNSVTRYNEMVAADKDDDFGKESYRLEPVTEAPYYGAIVGGRLLATLDGLRVNSKMQVLNKQGEVIAGLYAAGNCSGGFFWGSYPDHVPGLTASHALTFGRLAGKYIAEA; translated from the coding sequence ATGAAAAATAACGAGTATGAAGTGATTGTTGTTGGTGCAAGCAATGCCGGTGGAATGGCCGCTGCTGCTGCTGCTGAAAAAGGCGCCAAGGTATTAGTGATTGACAAGGCTGGAAGTGCAGGCTATTTATACCGTGAGACAATTGCGGCTCTTCATAGCAAGGCGCAAACAAAGGCTGGGGTTAGCGTTGACCGTAATGAGCTGGTTAATTTTTTGTCAACGTTTAATCAGGGCAATGTTGATCAAAACCTGTTAAATATTTGGGCTGATAATAGTTCGGAGATGATGGACTGGCTTGATGATGAAATCTTACGTCCTCATGGTGCTTATATTCAAGCTACCCCAGATGCTTATTATGAGACTGAGCGCAATCGGGCTTTTCCTACAGGAAATGAAGTGACGGCACCGGATGGCAAATATTGGCAAATGGGCTATGGTGATTGGGTAATTGCCAAGGCCGAGGAACTTGGCGCCGAATTTGCCTGGCGGACTAAGTTAGAGAAGCTAATTGTTGAAAATGGCCGGGTTGTTGGTGTTAATGTTAAAGATGTGAAGACCAATAAGATGACGACCGTTAAGGCAACAAAGGGTGTTATTTTGTGTACTGGCGGTTACGGTTCCAATAAAGCGTTGATGCAAAAATGGAATCCGTTAGGCCTAAAGACGAATGTTTACACTGACAGTCAAAGAGATGATGGTTCGGGAATTGTGGCAGCAATGGAAGTTGGCGCTGCCAAAGATGAGGAACCGGCATCAATCGTGTTTAACCGTGGTGCTGTGCCGACGGCTACTAACACAGATGATTTCTATGAGGTTGACCTGACACCGCCGGATGATCCTGGCTATTTGTGGCTTGGCTCATACCCAATGCTGAAAGTAAATCTTAATGGTGAACGGTTCTTTAATGAAAGTGCCCCGTACCAGTTCCAGATGAATGCCGCTTCCAAGCAGCCGGGTTATCTGAGTGCGATGATTTGGACTGAAAAGACGATGTCCGATGAAAATCTCAGGAAGTACCATACTCTTGGGTGCTCACGCTTAGGCTTTCCGGGAATTTTCACCGGTGATGAGGCGCGCAAGGAAGTCAATGATCGCTTAAGCGAAGGTTTGGTGCAAAAAGCCGATACAATTAAGGAACTTGCCGAAAAGCTGGGCCTGCCTGTTGTAAACTTACAAAATAGTGTAACACGGTATAACGAAATGGTTGCAGCTGATAAAGACGATGATTTCGGTAAGGAAAGTTATCGTTTAGAGCCAGTTACAGAGGCTCCGTATTATGGAGCAATTGTTGGTGGCCGGCTGCTTGCGACACTTGATGGTTTACGTGTAAACAGCAAGATGCAGGTGCTTAATAAGCAAGGGGAGGTAATTGCTGGCCTGTATGCCGCAGGAAATTGTTCTGGTGGCTTCTTCTGGGGATCATATCCGGATCATGTGCCGGGCTTAACAGCTAGTCATGCCCTGACCTTTGGCCGGTTAGCTGGGAAGTATATTGCAGAAGCTTAA
- the trpX gene encoding tryptophan ABC transporter substrate-binding protein: MKRMIAFISAIVAFLGFALFTEHPQNDNQQTQKEKVVRVGILQLITHPALDQIHQGVVDGLKEGGFTEGKNLKIDFLNAQGDQSNLKTMSQQLANKDKLLVGIATPAAQSLVNSATKTTPVILAGISTPATSGLVKTEQRPGANVTGSSGINPVEKQLALIRLVMPHAKKIGIIYTSSDHGGQANARAFYQVVKKAGLTPKMYTISNTNDLQQVASQMVTQVDAVYAPQDNNVASAMKTLANVANKENIPVFPCAETMVPDGGLASYAINQREQGRIAGIMAANVLRGRKTATYPVEHVTKGYYIVNLQEMRKLHIKIPRQIMQQAEKSGRIIK; encoded by the coding sequence ATGAAACGAATGATCGCGTTTATTAGCGCAATTGTTGCATTTTTGGGTTTTGCTTTGTTCACTGAGCACCCGCAAAACGACAATCAACAGACGCAGAAGGAAAAAGTTGTTCGGGTGGGAATTTTGCAACTAATTACTCACCCTGCTTTAGACCAAATTCATCAGGGAGTAGTTGATGGACTTAAAGAAGGGGGCTTTACTGAGGGCAAAAATCTGAAAATTGATTTTTTAAATGCCCAAGGCGACCAGAGCAACCTGAAGACAATGTCGCAGCAGCTGGCAAATAAGGACAAATTACTGGTGGGGATTGCAACTCCTGCAGCACAGTCACTTGTTAACAGTGCAACGAAAACCACACCGGTAATTTTAGCGGGAATTTCCACACCGGCAACCAGCGGTCTGGTTAAAACCGAGCAACGACCGGGGGCCAATGTCACCGGTTCGTCGGGCATCAATCCGGTGGAAAAACAATTGGCACTAATTCGGCTGGTAATGCCCCATGCCAAGAAGATCGGGATTATTTATACCTCATCGGATCATGGTGGGCAGGCTAATGCCCGTGCCTTTTATCAAGTGGTGAAAAAGGCGGGTTTGACTCCCAAAATGTATACAATTTCCAATACCAACGACTTGCAGCAGGTTGCCAGCCAGATGGTGACGCAAGTAGATGCCGTTTACGCCCCGCAAGACAATAATGTGGCGTCGGCAATGAAAACCTTGGCTAATGTTGCCAATAAAGAAAATATTCCCGTTTTCCCTTGTGCAGAAACGATGGTTCCTGATGGCGGCTTAGCCTCTTATGCGATTAACCAGCGTGAACAGGGCCGGATTGCCGGTATCATGGCGGCCAATGTTTTGAGGGGGAGAAAAACGGCAACTTATCCGGTGGAACATGTCACGAAAGGTTACTACATCGTGAATCTGCAAGAAATGCGGAAATTGCACATCAAGATTCCGCGGCAGATTATGCAACAGGCAGAAAAAAGCGGGAGGATCATCAAATGA
- a CDS encoding choloylglycine hydrolase family protein, with product MNGGFKMIGCSSFTMETKDKKHFLSRTMDFMMEMAEQVVFTPKNKTFAVSYNDAQEITSKHAFIGLGVIQDTDNAPVTFDGVNDAGVMGATLYFPRYASYHEKAEAGTVAVSPDKIISVILAQAESLAEIEELFTKQITIVNEASPSLKVVSPLHFIFSDASGASVIVEPQEDGVHIIKNSVGVMTNSPDYHWHETNLRNYLCVTPKQHDDVEFLGKTLTPFSQGSGTFGLPGDYTPVSRFVRTAFMKNNVEQAKDEIAGVSLAHHILESVSIPRGIVVTPDKTFDYTCYQAYMCAESRSYYYSTYGNQRIRCVRLTPELEKETDYREFKVNPQEDIEYQN from the coding sequence ATGAATGGAGGTTTCAAGATGATTGGCTGTAGCAGTTTTACAATGGAAACAAAAGACAAAAAACATTTTTTGTCACGAACAATGGACTTTATGATGGAGATGGCCGAACAAGTCGTCTTCACACCAAAGAACAAGACTTTTGCAGTTTCGTATAATGATGCGCAAGAAATTACCAGCAAGCACGCCTTTATTGGCTTAGGCGTTATTCAGGATACCGACAACGCCCCCGTTACTTTTGACGGTGTCAACGATGCAGGTGTGATGGGTGCTACTCTGTATTTCCCACGCTATGCAAGTTACCACGAAAAGGCAGAGGCCGGAACCGTTGCCGTTTCACCTGATAAAATCATCTCCGTAATTTTGGCTCAAGCCGAATCGTTAGCCGAAATTGAAGAATTATTTACAAAACAAATCACAATTGTTAATGAAGCTAGTCCGTCGCTGAAGGTCGTTTCACCGCTGCACTTCATTTTTTCCGATGCTTCTGGTGCAAGCGTGATTGTTGAACCACAGGAAGACGGCGTGCACATCATCAAAAATTCCGTCGGCGTCATGACCAACAGTCCTGACTATCACTGGCACGAAACTAATTTGCGTAATTATTTATGTGTTACTCCGAAGCAGCATGATGATGTCGAATTCTTAGGCAAAACCTTAACACCCTTCAGTCAAGGATCAGGAACTTTCGGCCTGCCGGGTGACTATACACCGGTATCACGTTTTGTCAGAACCGCTTTCATGAAGAACAATGTTGAGCAAGCAAAAGACGAAATTGCCGGTGTGAGTCTTGCCCACCACATTTTGGAATCGGTCAGCATCCCGCGCGGAATTGTGGTTACGCCAGATAAAACTTTCGATTACACTTGTTACCAAGCTTATATGTGTGCCGAATCAAGAAGCTATTACTACTCAACTTACGGCAACCAGCGTATCAGATGTGTCCGGTTGACACCAGAACTAGAAAAAGAAACGGATTACCGTGAATTCAAGGTTAATCCGCAAGAAGATATTGAATACCAAAATTAA
- a CDS encoding ABC transporter ATP-binding protein: MKNNEAVLELKNVNTVVNRNTPNETKILRDLNLVVNQGDFITVVGSNGAGKSTLFNTIAGIIEPDSGALFHEGQEITHLSVEKRTQFISRVFQDPKMGTSPRMTVAENLLLANKRGKKRGLRFRRLAAHRPELKKMTDLMGNSLTKKLDTPTEHLSGGQRQTLSFLMATLNHPDILLLDEHTAALDPKASKDLLAKTNQIVTERKLTCLMITHSMEDALKYGNRLVALHDGQIVRDVANEEKKNLTLNDLMASFVEEGDI; this comes from the coding sequence ATGAAAAATAACGAAGCAGTTTTAGAATTAAAAAATGTCAATACAGTGGTTAACCGCAATACACCTAATGAAACGAAAATTTTGCGTGATCTTAATCTGGTTGTTAATCAGGGTGATTTTATCACCGTCGTTGGCTCAAATGGTGCCGGTAAATCGACCCTTTTTAACACGATTGCAGGTATAATTGAGCCTGATTCCGGGGCACTTTTCCATGAGGGCCAGGAGATAACCCACCTGTCGGTTGAAAAAAGAACGCAGTTTATCAGCCGTGTTTTCCAGGATCCGAAAATGGGCACTTCACCCAGAATGACAGTGGCGGAAAATCTTTTGCTGGCCAATAAACGTGGTAAAAAGCGTGGTTTGCGTTTCCGTAGGTTGGCGGCGCATAGACCGGAATTAAAAAAGATGACAGACCTGATGGGAAATTCTTTGACGAAAAAATTGGATACCCCAACGGAACATCTCTCCGGTGGGCAGCGGCAAACCCTGAGCTTTTTAATGGCGACGCTGAACCACCCCGACATCTTATTGCTGGATGAACATACTGCAGCCTTGGATCCCAAGGCCAGCAAGGATTTATTGGCAAAAACGAATCAAATTGTGACAGAACGAAAATTGACCTGCCTGATGATTACGCACAGCATGGAAGATGCTTTAAAATACGGCAACCGCCTGGTTGCCCTGCATGACGGACAAATCGTGCGGGATGTCGCTAACGAAGAAAAGAAAAATTTGACGCTGAATGATTTAATGGCAAGTTTTGTTGAGGAAGGGGATATTTGA
- a CDS encoding sensor histidine kinase — protein MVNSKNFTILRITILWLNFFAVLFNASLFLYTTNYVIKSQQSYQLLAALQHVPDSPSKIFWQSMFSFLLLAAVISLRHDNNYLKNNPQLANLVILLEFILAVIVFIALRMTYNGVFLLVFVDFLISNRNYYNFRNYPIWILVAAALLIIFLVTNYSILSYFITLPNLTTYLNFLPAKIGSPLIFLKNFITSLNLVLFILILVYFAVYQLNQENEIQKKLALADKANVELKNYAALSEHIAQDRERKRIARDLHDTVGHALTGIAAGIDATMVLIDIDPAATKKQLAKIQVAVKQGLKDVRKALNQIRPGALKNYTLEDALKKMLKEYADISRIKINFTYQWGETDFEKTTENVIFRIIEESITNSLRHGHASEVTITCSRTAKQNYQLQIQDNGKGCAQIKPGYGITQMKERVAIINGQINLDGKKGFITTVEIPKEGETND, from the coding sequence ATGGTTAATTCAAAAAATTTTACTATTTTACGGATTACAATTTTATGGTTGAACTTCTTTGCCGTTCTCTTTAATGCCAGCCTCTTTCTTTACACAACCAACTATGTCATCAAAAGTCAGCAAAGTTACCAGCTATTAGCGGCCCTGCAGCACGTGCCCGATTCGCCTAGCAAAATTTTTTGGCAGAGCATGTTCAGCTTCTTACTGCTAGCCGCCGTAATTTCCCTGCGCCACGATAACAACTACCTTAAAAATAATCCGCAGCTAGCTAATTTAGTCATTCTACTTGAGTTCATCTTGGCAGTCATCGTTTTCATCGCCTTGAGAATGACTTACAATGGCGTCTTTTTGCTGGTATTTGTCGACTTCCTGATCAGCAACCGCAATTACTATAACTTTCGCAATTATCCCATTTGGATTCTGGTTGCCGCCGCCCTGCTGATCATTTTTCTGGTAACCAATTATTCAATTTTGAGTTACTTTATTACCCTGCCCAACCTGACAACTTACCTCAACTTTCTGCCGGCAAAAATTGGTTCCCCATTAATTTTCCTAAAAAACTTCATCACCAGCTTAAATCTTGTGCTGTTTATTTTAATTCTGGTCTACTTTGCCGTTTACCAGCTGAATCAAGAAAACGAAATTCAGAAAAAACTTGCCCTCGCCGATAAGGCAAACGTCGAACTTAAAAACTATGCCGCACTTTCCGAGCATATTGCCCAAGACCGTGAACGCAAGCGCATTGCCCGCGATCTGCATGATACAGTCGGTCATGCCTTGACCGGAATTGCCGCGGGAATTGATGCCACGATGGTCCTGATTGATATCGATCCCGCAGCCACTAAAAAGCAATTAGCCAAAATCCAGGTGGCAGTTAAACAAGGTTTAAAGGACGTTCGCAAGGCCCTCAACCAAATTCGTCCCGGTGCACTCAAAAACTACACGCTGGAAGATGCCTTAAAAAAGATGTTGAAAGAATACGCCGATATTTCCCGGATTAAAATTAATTTTACTTATCAGTGGGGCGAAACCGATTTTGAAAAAACCACCGAAAATGTTATCTTTCGGATTATTGAAGAATCGATCACCAATTCGTTGCGGCACGGGCATGCAAGTGAAGTAACCATTACCTGCAGCCGCACTGCCAAGCAAAATTACCAGCTGCAAATTCAGGATAACGGCAAGGGGTGTGCCCAGATCAAGCCAGGTTACGGCATCACCCAAATGAAGGAAAGGGTGGCGATCATCAATGGCCAGATTAACCTTGACGGCAAAAAAGGTTTTATAACAACTGTAGAAATTCCTAAGGAAGGTGAAACAAATGATTAA
- a CDS encoding ABC transporter substrate-binding protein, translating into MNKSRKRLSLIGLFLLLIIGLGIWDSHIHQQKKTLTIGIYTSSSWNVPNGQQYHIIDYAIKKFKRNHPNIKVEYESGIQLDDYRNWLSEKIIENKMPDLVIVPSHDFNLLASEGAFKNLTPLMNRDKIAPNTFYQSTLQAGQYNNQQLALPYEANPTLMVMNKTLLKKLRLTPPKSSWTPRKFYQLCHQVTHKRKKGKYYGVTSSYSWQDAQLAYGSSLFAKGDNSVQLTSARAHRGFALSEDLTNDASSDNVTSQLFDKGQVTFMPLGLAQYRTYTSYPFYVTRDNNFLWECTKMPGTPGVKSTPMETSMFAISSKAKNSEMAWQFMKLLCTNKDVQRELMQTNMGASVLPSVIKSRQAQNILDDKVINYHNLTVTKLDEIMRSGAVNPKFKDYNNKLETLDYKIQNALKAGNLETQLFNIQLQVNQSQEK; encoded by the coding sequence ATGAATAAAAGCAGAAAGCGACTTTCACTAATCGGTCTTTTCTTGCTGCTCATAATTGGCCTGGGAATTTGGGACAGCCATATTCACCAGCAAAAAAAGACACTGACTATCGGCATTTATACCAGCAGCAGCTGGAATGTACCTAACGGACAGCAGTACCACATTATTGACTACGCCATCAAAAAATTTAAACGTAACCATCCCAATATCAAGGTAGAGTATGAAAGCGGGATTCAGCTTGATGATTATCGTAATTGGTTAAGTGAAAAAATCATCGAAAATAAGATGCCCGATCTGGTGATTGTCCCTAGCCACGACTTTAATTTGTTGGCCAGTGAGGGCGCCTTTAAAAATTTAACGCCGCTGATGAATCGGGATAAAATTGCTCCCAACACTTTTTACCAGAGTACGCTGCAAGCGGGCCAATATAACAACCAGCAACTGGCCCTGCCTTACGAAGCCAATCCGACTTTAATGGTGATGAACAAAACTTTACTCAAAAAGCTGCGGCTGACGCCGCCCAAAAGCAGCTGGACACCGCGTAAATTTTACCAGTTGTGCCACCAAGTCACGCACAAAAGAAAAAAAGGAAAATATTACGGGGTAACTTCGAGCTACAGCTGGCAGGATGCCCAATTGGCGTACGGCAGCAGTCTTTTCGCTAAAGGTGATAACAGTGTGCAGCTAACTTCTGCTAGAGCACACCGCGGCTTTGCCTTAAGTGAAGATTTGACCAACGATGCGTCATCTGATAACGTGACTTCCCAATTGTTTGACAAGGGCCAAGTAACTTTCATGCCGTTGGGCCTCGCCCAATACCGCACCTATACTTCATACCCTTTTTATGTGACACGTGACAACAACTTTTTATGGGAATGCACCAAAATGCCGGGCACTCCTGGAGTCAAATCCACCCCAATGGAAACCAGTATGTTTGCCATCTCCAGCAAAGCCAAAAATTCCGAAATGGCTTGGCAATTTATGAAATTACTTTGCACCAACAAGGACGTTCAGCGTGAACTGATGCAAACCAATATGGGAGCTTCGGTTTTGCCCAGCGTTATTAAAAGCAGACAGGCACAAAATATTCTTGATGATAAAGTGATCAATTACCATAATCTGACCGTCACAAAATTAGATGAAATTATGCGCAGCGGCGCGGTAAATCCCAAATTCAAGGATTACAATAATAAGTTGGAAACATTGGATTACAAAATCCAAAATGCACTAAAAGCGGGAAATTTGGAAACACAACTGTTCAACATTCAACTGCAGGTGAATCAAAGCCAAGAAAAATAA
- a CDS encoding dsDNA nuclease domain-containing protein, translating into MTTDTSGATTQRGFSFQDLSALYLFLQSIKTLNSFKVEGNEDIDLNWKENKISLIQAKETVDPLQSFNTVYIKDALSLLSKDLSTYKNKPIKSIIFLTNSHFPFGKKIESKNGNQFNNENYCKYSYKNLSSEIKEKIQSWLKSDKKLKNITIDLSKLYIIKIPYQGDDTKTREIELEKEIEKFMGQAHITLDKYIPLKSQWNEMICQNKIIKDPDKVITKEQFMGNTSLIYLYDQTPINEFIQEFQPSISIENYIKSNYMQHLQSLTMDMSIVNIINSLICDYKQENPNPTKNSKREIQKDFINKKCNKFASLIKLKINNENLFLSKLIMWILISNEINFNFIKDAIN; encoded by the coding sequence ATGACAACTGATACAAGTGGTGCAACCACACAAAGAGGATTTTCTTTTCAAGATCTTTCTGCACTTTACCTTTTTTTACAAAGCATCAAAACTTTAAATTCATTTAAAGTTGAAGGGAACGAAGATATCGATTTAAACTGGAAAGAAAACAAAATATCACTCATTCAGGCAAAAGAAACTGTAGATCCTCTTCAGAGTTTCAATACAGTATATATAAAAGACGCATTAAGTCTCCTTTCAAAAGATTTAAGCACTTATAAAAATAAACCTATTAAAAGTATAATTTTTTTGACTAATTCACATTTCCCATTTGGGAAAAAAATAGAAAGCAAAAATGGAAATCAATTTAATAATGAAAATTATTGTAAATATTCATATAAAAACTTATCAAGTGAAATAAAAGAAAAAATACAAAGTTGGCTTAAATCTGATAAAAAGTTAAAAAATATCACCATAGATTTGTCAAAATTGTATATTATTAAAATTCCATATCAAGGTGATGATACTAAAACAAGAGAAATTGAATTAGAAAAAGAAATTGAAAAATTTATGGGACAAGCTCATATAACACTTGATAAATATATTCCATTAAAAAGTCAATGGAATGAAATGATTTGTCAAAATAAAATAATAAAAGATCCAGATAAGGTTATAACAAAAGAGCAATTTATGGGAAATACGTCACTGATTTATCTGTATGACCAAACACCCATAAATGAATTTATCCAAGAATTTCAGCCTAGTATTTCAATAGAAAATTATATTAAAAGCAATTATATGCAACATTTACAAAGCCTGACCATGGATATGAGTATAGTTAATATTATAAATTCACTTATATGTGATTACAAACAGGAAAATCCTAATCCTACTAAAAATTCAAAAAGAGAAATACAAAAAGACTTTATAAATAAAAAATGTAATAAATTTGCATCATTAATAAAATTGAAAATTAACAATGAAAATTTATTTTTATCAAAACTCATAATGTGGATACTCATTTCTAATGAAATAAATTTTAACTTTATAAAGGATGCAATAAATTGA